In the genome of Lathyrus oleraceus cultivar Zhongwan6 chromosome 4, CAAS_Psat_ZW6_1.0, whole genome shotgun sequence, the window AGATTATGCTTATCTAAAGAGACATACCCGAAGTACCAATGTTGAAATGGCCTATACTAATGTTGTAACACCGAGAAATCCTCAAAGTCCTAGTACTAATGTTGAAATGGCCTATATGAATAGTATTTTGTGTGTTAGTATAGTATATTCTTTGTTGTATGTTATGGTTTGTACGAGGCCAGATATAACGTATGGGGTGAGCCTTGTAAACAGATATATGGCCAATCCTGGGAAGGCACTAACAAGCTTTAAAGTGGATTCTGAGATTTATAAAAGGACCCTTGAGTAGGGTCCTAGTTTATGGTGGAGCCATGAGAGATGGTGAAGTCGTAGTCGAAGGATGTGTCGACTCTAACTATGTAGAATTTATGGATACCATAAAATATATTTCTGGATATGTTTTCACTATGTTTGGCATAACAATTAGTTGGAAAGATTCTCTTCAaaaggttgttgccttatcaaccactgaagctgaatatattgccCTCATTGATGTAGTAAAAGAAGCATTCTGGCTTGAAGGGTTTGTTAAGGAACTAAAACTTCAAGTTCGAGTTATCACTcttaaatgtgatagtcaaagtgtcATATATTTTTCGAAGAATTCACCCTATTATGAGAAAAGAAAAAGCACATTGATGTTAGGATGCATTTCATTAGGGAGAAAATTGAAAGTAGACAAGTCAAAGTGATGAAGGTTTCGATAAATCACAATGTTGCTATATGATCACGAAGTCATTTCCAAGTAGAAAGTTCTTCCACTATATGAAGTTGATAAAGTTGCATGATGAAAGCTAGTTTGTTCCCTTAATATTGTAGAGTTTGTTTTAAGGTGGAGACTTTTGGTATTTTGGATTGAACTCTAGTCTCGATTGGGACAACTTCATGTTTCGACAGAAGTCGAAGATGTGTGTGTTGTAGTCGAAACTTGTTCTAGCATGCAGTTGTATAAGTTAGCTTGTTGATTAAATAAGCTTGTAGTCTATAAATAGGCTACTCTCGCAGGTTGTTGAGAGAGGGTTAAGGTTGGTTGATATTTGCTTGTAAACAATTTTCTCTAATTGTGAAAGTAAATAGTAAAACAGTTTTAACCAATTCTTGTTCTTCTTCCCTCTTCTCTATCTTTCGTAAAcctaaaaatgatttttttgtgtttgttcaagaaactcaatATTTTTCATAGTTTTGTTCGTTCTTGGTGCGgtatttttaattttatatatatacaaTTCAATTTATTTATTCTTGGTGCGGTATTTTCAAGAAACCTCTGAAAAATGTGTATTAGTATCAGTGTTAATGTTTGAAATTGATAACAACATTTGTGATTACGTTTAATTAATTAACTTATTTAAATTATTATTGTTGTTACAGTGCCATTCGCGGTGTTGTGTTTTCGATATCTATAGTGCGTGAACATTTTTTTGTATTCATTTATCTCTTCATTTTAcattattataaataatatattttcgTGATAAAATTTTCATCTCACCCTATCAAAAACCGAGGTAAAAGGTCAAGATGTGCCAtgttttatattattttttaataaatacATATTCTCTCGGTTTCAAAATAAAAACGAGGAGAAATATATTTCAGATCATGCTTCGAATCCCAGGATCAGCGGTTTATATTTTTATATCTTTAAAAGTGGTGtctttattttaattttaattttaatttttaaattaatgatcTATTGCCTCAGTAATATTTCATAACCGAGGGattaaattttaatattttactataaaagcaCTCATTAATCAGATTTTATCCTAAACCTAACTTATATGTAGTCACTCCAAAGTCTTACGCATCATTCTTTGGGATGTATTGCAAGACAGAAAAAATCTTCAATGTTCTTCAATATTGAACAAAATATGTTTTTTCCCTTGCAATCTATCTCACAtaatgatgttgatgttgttgttctATTTATGTAATAACCTTCCTATGTTTTCAATCAAAGAaaatattgagaaatttattgCTTTCTTTGGTTGACAATATTGTGAAATTTATTCCTAAACACAGTCATTAATTTCTCTTTTACGTGAAAACATTTGTCATGAAAACATTTGCTAAAGATAGTGAAATCTCTCTATGATGGATTGCAAGTACAGAAAAAATCTCTTATTTGGAAAAAATAACTTTTCATAAATTTTAAAAGATATGTTGTTCTCTAAGAATCCACTGTCAAACTCTTGACTTGtttaaacaatttattttaatattcgGTGTAAATAAtgtaaatataaaaaaaatagcTTTATCCCCTCGATTTTTAACAGAAATCGAGAGGTATGTGACGTTTAGGTCAAaatatattttattgtttttttatttaaaaagaaacaTATTTTACATCGGTTTTGAATAATAATCGAGGTAAAATATTAGTGTGTTTATTCAGTTTCTTCGTTGTCCTTTAAAAAATCTTGACCATCCATTTAGTGAGTATCAACGCTCAAGACACTGACATTAGTGATCCTTGTGAAACCTAACATCCTTATTATAAAAGCATTATGAATATTAAAATTTGATAGTAGTGAATCCACAAGAAACCTAAACGTTGTTGTGAAACCCTCTATGTTTAATCAGAGTATCATGATATTTTACAAAGTAAAAGTGTCATTGTGATAAATTGCAAGAGCAAAAAAAATTTAGGCTTATTTAATATGTGCTTGGTGAAAGTGTATTTATTTTGCCAAAGATTTATGTGATGAATTGCAAGTGCAGAAAAAAGAATTGGTTTAAGGTTTGTGTTCTTACATAATCTTTTAACTGgatctttattttatttatctaacctTTTTTTGTTTTATATCGGAAACAACTGAATGCAAAAGTCATAGAGAATATATTGCATTCATCATTTGATCTTCCTCAATATCAATGAAACAAGGATCCCCAACATTTGCTATTTTCCAAGATATCCAACATTTGTTCTTCACCGATGACGATGAAGAACAatatttttactttaatattctgcgtaaacaatgtaatattttgtgtaaacaatgtagtttataaacaaattaatttattaaaattatatatatatatatatatatatatatatatatatatatatatatatatatatatatatatatatatatatatatatatatatatatatatatatatatatatatatatatccctcgGTTTTGTTATGAAATCGAGAGGTATATGGTGCTAGTTTGGAAAATATAAAAAAGTTATTGATGAGATTCGAATCCATGACTATTTAAACTAATCACTCGGTTATTTTAAATTGAGGAGTAAAGTTTCTATTTTTCATGTCACCCTTCGTTACCTCGACATTGTAACTGAGGTAAAATTCATTTCACATCCGACATGACatgtgttatttgtagtagtgttatttgtagtagtgttaattgtatatattatttattattaattataaaaatCATATAAAGAAAATTTTACACCATATGTTTATTCAAAATCTTAAGTTTTTTTTACAAACATGTTTAAAAAAACCTAAGATAAATAAGTAATGCAAATGTGAGAGAAAATAATGTTCATGGTAGATTTGTTAACTAAGATTAAAGGATTAGATTAACTTAAATCTCATATTTTTTAGAGATGGTATCAAGAATTGGAGTAGCTTGTGGGCCATAGAGTGTCATGTCTTGTGGATGTGGCGAAACAAGGAAGAACTTGATGACGCTTATATGAGACCGAATGAGTCGGTGTAGGCATGACAACATAACTCGTATTCACAGATATCCACCCGAATCCGCCCCAAAGTTGACAGGGAAAATCCTCTTTGACTGGGTTTGAGTTCGAGTTTGGATTTTCCCCGATTTtaaaatatggggacgggtcGAGTAATGGGGATCCTTGTACCCACCCCGAATCCGCCCCATTTATTTCgttatgtacattattatttatttttgataatttagaatattagatatatggtcaatgttttgatattttaatttgaatttattattaaaaatatttgaaatgtatgtatcAAATTTTcttagattgttttattttattatttgtaatataattttattttggaaaaaataactatttctattaaaaaaattgttttcaCTAAATGAATTGTGACGggggcggggatacccgaacccaaccCAAACCCGTTTGAGACGAGTTTGGATTTTGATTCTCCATCCTCGTTGGGGTTTGAGGCATGGAACGAGGATTATTTGAGGATTTAGATTTGGGTTTGGAGGAGATAAAAACCGTCCCCGACCCACCCCGTTGTCATGCCTAAGCCGGTGCATCATATATTGCAAAGAAGTATTGAATACGATAACACATAAATTAAGCAATAAAGTGACAGGAAAAAAAGTTGGAAATCAGAACATTTGGTGGAAGCCTCCATTCAATAATATGGTTAAACTTAATACTGATGGTGCTAGCAAAGAGAATAACTTAGTTGGTTGTGGTTGAGTCATTAGAGACGAGAGGGGTATTTGGATTAGTGGCTCCTCCAAATATCTAAGGCATTGCAGTGCTATTATGACAGAgctttgaaatttttttaagGTCTCAAGCTTACTAAGTCCTTAGAGTTGAGAAGGGTGGAGCTCAATATGGATTCATGGTTAGTTGTGAAAACTATTGATGTGAGAAAGATTAATTTGGTGGATTGTTTGGCCTTTATAAAAAAAATTTAGAGACTAATAGAAGATCATGAAATTGTTCACATGGTTCATGTCATTAGAGAGACGAATATCTGAGTAGATGTTTTTGCAAACATAGGGTTCATAATGAGAGTTTTTGCTTGAAATGCCCCACTCTTAAAAATTTAATCCCAATATACCccgttttgaaaaaaaattcccAGTCTACCCCCTTTTTTAGTTGGGCCTCGTCACTTGATTTGACGAGGGGGTGCTGAAAGATATTTTGCCTCATGGGCTCGACAAATGGAATGACGAGGGGGTGCACGAATTTTTTTTGCCTCATGGGctcgtcacttgaagtgacgagTTGCTAAAGGAatacttttttttttgtttttattttaaatagtattttaaatagtatattaaatactaataataattaatataattgttttttatatattaattctatattaattaatataattgatttaattaaaaataataataatttgtttataaaaaaatatttaaaataaataataaataatttataataaatagtaaatagtaaataataataataattattataataataatttgtgatattattatttttgaaatattattaataaaaatgaataatttttagaatattaataatagaaataGTTGGTgttttatatattaataataaaattgttatttttccctccaaaatgtcAATCTTTTTTTGGGAATGATATTTTTCTCGCCAAAAAGTTTTTGTGTTTTTACTGTGTCGGCCAATGATTTGCCGAGTATTCACTTATTAATTTTTGTATAAGTAGCAGAACTTGTAGAAATGTAACTCACACCACCAAATCCTTTCTTTAGTTCATAATGTCTGTTTGTGGTCTTGTATTTTATGGACACGGTGAAAAAATGAGTGTTTGCCTTGATCCGCAATGGAATTTCAGAACACTGATTTCTGCCATCCACACTGGCTTCCGACAGTTGGGCGGGCGTCGTATGAAGGTGAGGAAAGTAGAGTATCGTTGTCCATACATAACGTTGACTGATGCAAGCCCCGATGATACATGTATTACCTGGATCGtatagaaaatgatgaagatgtcCAGTGTATGTTTTCGGCACATAGTGGTGAAGTTAATAGAGGAGTTGAAGGTCcacttgtgttggttgttgttgttgattagttttttaattaccagttgtgttggttgttgttgttgtttagttaATGTGGTCTTACTTTGTAACCATAACCCTTTGATTAACAAATGTATTTCATAAATATTTGTTCCCAAAAGACATTAGAAATACAAAATGGTTTATATATATTATGTGCATAGTagttaataaataaataaataaacatagTCATCTGAACGGATATTTAAAACAACAAGATAATCATCTGGAAGGTCGTTGGGATGATCCTGCAACATTAGGACATTTCCTACGCATGTGTCCTATTTCGCGACAAATTCCACACCTTCTCTTCTCCTTCTCAACGTCATCCATCTCGGTTCTAATCCTGGTGCTGTTTGGGCGCCctttcttcctccttctcatagAGTCGTCGTGGCAAAGAGTATATCCTTCATATTGTGGCTAATTCTCCTCATGGGGAAGTCCTAGGAAACTCTCCTGATAGACCTTGAAGACGTTACGAATTTTGAAGACGTCTGGAATGTGAATGGAATAGTCCTGGCGTATGCTCGAACATGCTGCGATTACATGGGAGCAAGGTAAGTGAAATGCCTGAAATTTTCCACAGTCACAGTGTTGTTTCCTTAGATCAACGCTGAACGTTCCGGTTGGTCGACCGTCGTTATGATTAATCTTCTCTTGGACCATGAAATAAAATCTCTCTCGGTCGAACTGCATGACGTTATGCGTGTTAGCTTTGATGACTTCCTCAGCCATCCCCTTGTTGCAGTTATCAGTGAAAACCTGCCCAGAGGCTAACATTTTTGTCCACTGATGACCTCTTCTACCAAATAGTGATCCTAAACGATAGTACGTAGATTTGACCAACGCAGTGATTGGAAGGTTCCGGGTTTCTTTCAACACCGCATTCATTGCTTCTGCTAGGTTAGTTGTCATGTGACCCCAGCGTTGccctccgtcaaatgcccttgccCACTTCTCGCGAGGGATGTTGTCTATCCATGATAAATCGTCGTTGTTTGTTCTTCGGATTTCCCCCCGATAGTAGTTAAACGTTGCCTCTGTTAATGCATAACCCATGTTAACAACCATTTTCCGCAGATCCTTGTCTTTAATCTCccgcatgaagttttgtgcgataTGTCTGATGCAATAGACGTGTGATGAAGGAGGAAACTGCCATCCATTTTCCGGGTTGTTGTATGCACTCTTTATTGATTCATGCTTGTCTGATATTAGGCATAGATTTGCTTGGGGGGGTAACATGCATTCTCAATttcttaagaaagaaactccaGGCTTCCTTTGTTTCACTTTCAACCAATGCGAACGCTATCAGAAATATGTTTCCGTTCCCATCCTGTGCCACAGCCATCAGTAGAGTCCCTCTGTACTTGCCATACAACCAAGTTCCATCAACCTGCACAATTGGTTTACAATACGCGAAACCACGTATACATGGTCTAAACGCCCAAAACAGACGATGAAATATCCTTTGGTCACCCAAGTATGAACCATCATTTGAAATCACAGGTAGGGTTTGTAATTCTATAATGGTACCTGGAAGATATGTTTTCATTACCAGTATCCACTGCGGCAGATCGTTGTAAGATGTCTCCCAATTTCCATAGAGCGACTCAATCGCCTTACACTTTGCAATCCATGCCTTTTTGTATGATATGATATACCGGTATTTCTCAACAACATGAGCAATGATAACCTTCACCTTAAGAGAAGCGTCCCGATTTACAAGCTCCATTATGCTCTTGCTAATCATTTCTGAACTGAGTTTTGTATGGTCTTGTGACATGGAAGTGGTTGTGCACGTGTGAGGCCCACTAGACTTACCAACTCTCCACCTTGAGTTGCCCTTGCGCAAAGAGACCCTGCATTTGAAATTGCATGTTGCATTTCTACATTTGATGACAAAACGTACACTGTCAGATTTAACCACAGAGAAATCTAGACTACGTTTTATATGCCATTGTTGCAACGCCAGAAGACACTCTTCCTTATCTTCATACTCTATGCCCTCCTCAATTTCGTCAGAGTTGTGAGTTGGTATGAAACTGCCGAAAACGGAGCTTGGTTCGGAATCATCCAAACTTATATTTTGCATGTGCGCAGGTGGATTGTACAAACTAATTGGTTGCGCTCTTAGTGCAACAGCCGGTGTGTCTAATATTTCCTCATTGCCATCGTCATCGCTAACACCGAAAAGATCTTCAAATCGAACCTCCTCAAGATCATCCTCACTATTCTCGCCCACCTCTTCATTTGGTATGAGAGGTTCATTATTTTGAGTCGGCTCTTCGTCAATGGCTTGACTCATTCCATAGTTGTGTGACTGTACAGATTGCGTTGGATAACAGTGAGACGGTTGTTCCTCAACATTGTCACTCGGTTGTTCTTCGGGAATATCAACTAGACGAACATATATCTCAATGCTGGGTAATTGAGATAATGTTACATGACATTGAAACATCGACCTGACATCTTCGTCGGTCTTAGTCGGTGTCATTATGTGAAAGACGGTATTATCATCTCCATTAAATAATGGTTGACGATAAATGATGTCTTCAACATAACGTTGCAACTTCTTTTCAATACAGTCTTTTAAATGAAAATAGTCGGAGTTGATGTGGATCTTGAACATAGTTACATTCGTATTGCAAAATGAGAATCCCTCATTTGAACATGTGAAAAGTGATCCTTCGGAATGGATAGAAACAATTAAATTTCTTTGAGCCATGGATGTGTAAATTTAGTTTGAAAATATATGAGGATTTGGTTTGGTGAATGTAAATGAGGTAGTAGTAGTATTTATAGGAAATATGAATTTGATTTTGTGTGAATGTAAATTGAGGATTTGAGTTGATGAATGTAATTGAGGTAGTAGTAGTATTTATAGGAAATATGAATTTGATTTTGTGTGAATGTAAGTTGAGGATTTTAGTTGATGAATGTAAATGAGGTAGTAGTAGTATTTATACGAAAAATCAATTTGATTTGGTAAACATAATAAAACAAAATCCAAATCACATGCTGAGAGAGGGGAAACGCATGCCTTTGAATTGCATGTGATACCTCGTCACTTGGAGTGACGAGCCAACACCCTAGGCATAAAGCCCTCGCCATTCCATTTGACGAGTTGATGAAGACAACGAATGCACTCGCCATTCCATTTGCCGAGTTGATGAAGAAGTAGGCACAAATCGTCAATCAAAGTGACGAGCACTAGGTGCAGAAAATTTTCATTGAGTTTTCCCTTCAGCATGGGAATCTCATGTTGCAGGGGAATCCGATTCCAATTTTTTCTACATGCATTCCATATATTTACATGCAAGAGTCTAATCATATATTTACTACATTTTCTACATGCAAGAGTCTAATCATATATTTACTACATTTTTTACtacatttttttattattattttacCCATATAAATATCCAATACTTCTACACTTCTTACTCATCATTTACCTATAATTTCTATTACACACATTTTTACCCTAATCAAATATTTACTCTCTTCAATTTCTACACTACCTTTCAAGATGTCTCTCCTATGGATGGGCGAATCACACCGTGGGACGGCGGCAAACATCGCCGAATACGTAAGTCTCAATCAAATATTCATTTTTATTATCGTTTTTAATTATCGTTATTTTTTCCGTTCTTTATTAGACCAAACATTCATTActgttatttattttaatttcgGCAAGATGGAAAATTTCGGGTTCATTCGCATTCATATATTCAACCAAGTGCGGTTATAATACCGTACTTGGAGCTAGCAGGTTTTGCGAATGTGGCAAAAATTTCAAGTCTAAAAGTAGACTCTAAACTCATTGTGGCATTGTTAGAGAGATGGAGACCGGAGACACACACATTTCATTTaccaaccggtgaatgtaccATCACATTAGAGGATGTGAGCATGTTATTCGGTCTCCGAATCCATGGAAAAGCTGTCAATGGGCCAACAAACGTAACCAATGACGTTTACATGGAAAATTTGGGAATCGAACCGACCGCCTCGGATAAAAATGGGGCTTCTGTCAAAATTGTTTGGCTAGAAGCAGTATTAACACAACTCAAAAATAACCCTAACCCGTCCAAGGCAGAAAATATTTTACATGCAAAAATTTATATTTTACTTTTAATTGCTACTTTTTTAATGCCAGATAAAAGTCATAATTTGTTGCATTCTTCTTGGTTACCTTTAGTAGGAGACCTTGAAAAATGTAATTCATACAGTTGGGGTTCTGCTTGTTTGGCTACATTATATAGACATATGTGCAAGGCGGCCCATAAAGGAGTAAAGAGCATAGGAGGATGTGTGGTATTACTAACTGTATGGGCATTCACATGCATACCCTTGATAGCCCCGGTTAGTAACGAGGTTCCATCATTTCCTTATGCATTAAGGTAATGAttttcatttaaatgcaatttATATTTATCAAAATTATTTATACGTCACTTTAAcgtattttttttaatatgcaAGATGGTGCAAACGAGGTATGAATTATCGAACTAATCCTCGACATCATTTACAAGGGTACCGTGTTGCAATAGAACACATGGAAGAAAAAGATGTAAGaattattaattataatatttaacttatttatatttaatatatacattctaatattaattataatattaaatatatttattttatacattctaatagttatatttcttttaacagtttatttggaggccgCTCATACAATATCCAGTGCCTGATTATAATGACAGTCGAGTCTGGAGTGCAACAACATATATCATATGTTTCTATACCGTTGAGATGCATCAGACGGATCGAGTCAAACTCCAATTTGGATTTGAACAACAGATACCGTCTCCGCCAAGATGTCTAAGTGAACACCATAACATGACTATGGTCCAAGCTTGGGACACGCATTGACAAGATTTAAATAAAGAAGAGCTGAAAGAATGGAAAAGAAGAAGGCATTTGGTGTTACAAGGAAACTCGGTCATTGGTGAGTCTAAGCCGGGTAGAGAATACATGAATTGGTTTTTATCAATTCCTTTTATGCACGTTGCTCCCACACAATTTTTGGATGATCCCCGTCAACGTGTAGCTTCCTCAACCCAACACACAACCCAACACACAACATCACCCCCGCAACAACATAACCAACCATCATCCTCAGCTCAACAATCATACCAACGCATCCAGACCACCCAACAACACACCATTTATTCCACCTCAACCCAGCACCATAATCCCCAAACTCCATTCCCTCCAACAAACTACTTTTAcaaccaacaatatcaacaacaaaccaaCCGACGCCCACCCATACAATACACTCCAATTCCTCAACCCAACTTTGAATACTCAAACCCTCATTCTCAACCCCAACCTTCTAACACCACATACGCCCATCCCACTCTCACATACAACCCTGATGATGTGTATTATCCTCCTATCCGAAACACCCCACCCGAAACCTACACACAAACCACACATTCACTACCCAACTTTGAGCTCACCGATGACCATTTAATGAGTATGCCTTCTTTTGGCGTTCAAGAACTCGACGTTATGTATATGCCTCCTAACACATCACAACAACGTCAaagtcaacaacaacaacaaaacgCCCTTGATGAATTGTCTTCCGACTCATCTCCGTCTCCCGTAAGACAAAGACAAGAAGACTTGGGCAAGGGAAAACGCAAAAAAGTTGGCACAAGATGTGGAACAGGCGGTCACTATATATAAAATGTATTGCTTCCATTATATCAATAAAATGTATTTCTTCCATTATATCAATAAAATGAATTTCCTTCCATTATATCActtaatcatttttattattaatatttcaaaaataataatatcacaaaatttttattatcattaaaaactataattatttacaatttatttaaatcaattaaaaattatCAAAATTATATCAAAATTAAAGAATTAAAGAATAAACTATTTAATAAACTATTCAATATTAAAGaattaaagaattaaaaaaaattatattaattattattattcaattaaagaattaaagaattaaagaattaaaaaaaaaattcaattaaaaacTATTCAATATTAAAGAATTAAAGActtaaaaaaattatattaattattattagtatttaataaactatttaaaatattaaagaattaaaaaattaaaaaaaaatatattaattattatttttcaattaaagaattaaaaaaaactaTTCAATTAAAAACTTATTCAATATTAAAGAATTAAATAATTACAgaattaaaaaaatttaaaaccTGCACCTCCTCGTCACTTTAAGTGACGAGTCCATGAGGCAAAAAAATTTCATTCACCCCCTCGTCATTCCATTTGCCGAGCCCATGACGCAAAAAATCTTTCAGCACCCCctcgtcacttgaagtgacgagCCCAAACTTAAAAAGGGGGTACTCTggaatttttttttcaaaatggGATATAGTggaatttttttttcaaaatggGGGCAAGGCAGGAAAAAACTCTCATAATGAAGCACTTTTGAGGCTATAGTGAAGCTCCAGATTTTATGGAGTATTTCCTGAATATCCATAGAATAGGTCTTGTTAGTCTGAGAAGCATTGAGTTGTGAAGTAGTTATTAGTCATGAATGAATTGATACCCTAATTGTTTGAATGTCCGTTATGTTGAGTCCATTCAAAAATTTGATGCAATATTACATGTCTGTCATACAACATTTATAGAGTATCAAAATTTTGTCTTTTAAAATGTCATTTCATTGTCAGTAATTGCCAAATATTAAATATGGCTCAGAAGTTACTATAAGAAAATAAAATGGTCAGAAGATCATGTTTTCAAATTTATTACTGTAGCTCTCTTTAATGTGTCGTGGGTAGGCGATATAGTAGTTGTTGTGACTTGTAACAGTGAAAATTTTCAGGTATTTTTTGATtctattattttatttattgcATAAATTTAAAGAATAACAATTATACTAGAAAAAAATAGCCCATCATTTTTAAAGACATAAAGTGAGCTACTGTATAAGTtctcaaaattttaaaaaatatagtataataaaataaaataaatacatTATGTTAAGCAATAGTAGAAAATGAAATGGGAAAGTGATTTATGAGTTTCTAGCTAGTCCCTAGAGGAGGTGACACATGGTAGGTGGAAATATGATTGACTGCATTTATGATATTTGAACATAACTTGTGACAGACtgtatttattttatttctataGTCACGAACTACAGATGAGTATTGGACGTTGCTGATTATTCTATTCACATGTTGCATATTCATTTTTTAGTAACTAGTAAGTCTCATAGGACTAGTAGCAAACAATAAGTATGATATCCATGCACctaataatttttttatgaatttattaaaattttaaagAATGTATATTTCTATTAATGTTGGGTTAAGGTAAGGTTGCAACTTTATAGTATTGTAAGTTGTTTGAAACATCTTACAATAAATGCACCACTTAAATTTATCAATTTATACATATACTTCATAAAGTTAGTAACAACTTTGTTTGACTCCAAGTGTATCTTGAGAAACATCTTATTTAGAACATATATTTTTAGAAAGGTCAAAATTTGAATTCTATTTCTTCTGATTATTATTCTACTTTACACAAGAGTTTATTCAATTTTATCAACAATTGAAATATACAACATTTCTCAAAGATTTTCAACCATTTAAACCTTATCATTTTTAATAATCTTATCATTTTTAATAATTTCAACCATTTCAACCTTACAATCTTTTTCAAAAC includes:
- the LOC127135053 gene encoding uncharacterized protein LOC127135053, which encodes MTPTKTDEDVRSMFQCHVTLSQLPSIEIYVRLVDIPEEQPSDNVEEQPSHCYPTQSVQSHNYGMSQAIDEEPTQNNEPLIPNEEVGENSEDDLEEVRFEDLFGVSDDDGNEEILDTPAVALRAQPISLYNPPAHMQNISLDDSEPSSVFGSFIPTHNSDEIEEGIEYEDKEECLLALQQWHIKRSLDFSVVKSDSVRFVIKCRNATCNFKCRVSLRKGNSRWRVGKSSGPHTCTTTSMSQDHTKLSSEMISKSIMELVNRDASLKVKVIIAHVVEKYRYIISYKKAWIAKCKAIESLYGNWETSYNDLPQWILVMKTYLPGTIIELQTLPVISNDGSYLGDQRIFHRLFWAFRPCIRGFAYCKPIVQVDGTWLYGKYRGTLLMAVAQDGNGNIFLIAFALVESETKEAWSFFLKKLRMHVTPPSKSMPNIRQA
- the LOC127135054 gene encoding serine/threonine-protein phosphatase 7 long form homolog → MDGRITPWDGGKHRRIHGKFRVHSHSYIQPSAVIIPYLELAGFANVAKISSLKVDSKLIVALLERWRPETHTFHLPTGECTITLEDVSMLFGLRIHGKAVNGPTNVTNDVYMENLGIEPTASDKNGASVKIVWLEAVLTQLKNNPNPSKAENILHAKIYILLLIATFLMPDKSHNLLHSSWLPLVGDLEKCNSYSWGSACLATLYRHMCKAAHKGVKSIGGCVVLLTVWAFTCIPLIAPVSNEVPSFPYALRWCKRGMNYRTNPRHHLQGYRVAIEHMEEKDFIWRPLIQYPVPDYNDSRVWSATTYIICFYTVEMHQTDRVKLQFGFEQQIPSPPRCLSEHHNMTMVQAWDTH